The following coding sequences are from one Gossypium hirsutum isolate 1008001.06 chromosome A12, Gossypium_hirsutum_v2.1, whole genome shotgun sequence window:
- the LOC107918779 gene encoding aldehyde oxidase GLOX, whose product MGFKNPSLFMIFSSLCILYSFLKLSKADPWLLVNQTSPSSNVSGGNWQLLQSSVGVSAMHLQLLPNNKVVIFDRTDFGSSNISLPPGSFCPKTDCTTHSVLYDVVSNTLRPLHVLTDTFCSSGALDPNGTLIQTGGFNEGDHVIRTFAPCSADSVACDWNELNATRLVDRRWYATNQVLPDGRIIILGGRRVFTYEFYPKNDALNNSKSFYLRFLVETRDPEENNLYPFLHLLPDGNLFIFANKKSILFDYKRDIVLKQFPLIPGDDKRNYPSTGSSVMLPLRLSGRWPPVVEVLICGGAPAGAFMKSDKMKVFVEASRTCGRLRVNDANPQWLMEAMPMPRVMSDMILLPTGDMIIINGAANGTAGWEDAVNPVLNPILYSVNGQLSQRFTVLSPSKIPRMYHSTAILLPDGRILVAGGNPHTTYVFTGLYPTELSLEAYNPYYLDAKFNLLRPSIISVESGSTVSYGSRFGVSFSVSLYRQGTVSVALIWPSFTTHSTGMNQRMVVLNTASVAQLSMANFKLVVDGPTNANVAPPGYYMLFVVHSGIPSHAVWVKVM is encoded by the coding sequence ATGGGGTTCAAGAATCCATCTCTTTTCATGATCTTCTCCTCTTTATGCATTCTTTATTCTTTCTTGAAGTTATCTAAAGCTGACCCATGGCTTTTGGTCAACCAAACCTCGCCTTCCTCCAATGTATCAGGGGGTAACTGGCAGCTCTTACAATCAAGCGTAGGCGTCTCCGCCATGCACCTCCAACTCCTACCAAACAACAAAGTTGTCATCTTTGACCGTACGGATTTCGGCTCTTCCAACATTTCATTACCCCCCGGCAGCTTCTGTCCTAAAACCGACTGCACTACCCACTCTGTCCTTTACGATGTCGTATCCAACACTCTCCGTCCCCTCCACGTCTTAACAGACACCTTTTGCTCTTCCGGTGCCCTCGACCCCAACGGTACCCTTATACAAACCGGCGGATTCAATGAAGGCGACCACGTCATTCGCACCTTCGCCCCATGTAGCGCCGACTCTGTCGCCTGCGACTGGAATGAACTCAACGCTACTCGCCTTGTCGACCGTCGATGGTACGCTACTAACCAAGTTTTACCTGACGGACGAATCATCATTCTTGGCGGTAGAAGGGTCTTTACCTACGAGTTTTACCCTAAAAATGACGCCCTCAACAACAGCAAGAGCTTTTACCTTCGTTTCTTGGTGGAAACTAGGGACCCTGAAGAGAACAATCTTTACCCTTTCTTGCATTTATTGCCAGATGGGAATCTATTCATATTCGCTAACAAAAAATCCATATTGTTTGATTATAAAAGGGACATTGTTCTAAAACAGTTCCCTCTTATTCCTGGAGATGATAAGAGAAACTATCCTAGTACCGGCTCTTCGGTCATGCTTCCATTGAGGCTGTCTGGGAGGTGGCCTCCGGTGGTTGAGGTGCTCATTTGCGGCGGTGCACCCGCGGGGGCATTCATGAAGTCGGATAAGATGAAGGTTTTTGTAGAAGCGTCGAGGACATGTGGCAGGCTGAGAGTGAACGATGCAAATCCGCAATGGCTTATGGAGGCCATGCCCATGCCACGTGTCATGTCTGACATGATACTCTTACCCACGGGTGATATGATCATTATCAACGGCGCTGCTAATGGGACTGCAGGTTGGGAGGATGCTGTAAACCCGGTTCTCAATCCGATTCTGTACTCCGTTAATGGACAACTATCTCAGAGATTTACGGTTTTGTCCCCGTCAAAGATCCCGAGAATGTACCACTCCACAGCAATCCTTCTTCCAGATGGCAGGATATTAGTGGCTGGGGGAAATCCTCATACTACGTATGTATTCACAGGATTATACCCCACCGAGCTGAGTTTGGAGGCTTATAATCCTTACTACTTGGATGCTAAATTCAACTTGTTAAGGCCCTCCATTATATCGGTGGAGTCGGGGAGTACGGTGTCGTATGGCAGTAGATTCGGAGTGTCCTTTTCGGTGTCGCTTTATAGGCAGGGCACGGTTTCCGTAGCGCTGATATGGCCGTCGTTCACGACACACTCGACCGGGATGAACCAACGCATGGTGGTTTTGAACACGGCGAGCGTGGCTCAATTGTCGATGGCCAATTTCAAGCTGGTAGTGGATGGGCCGACCAATGCTAACGTGGCACCTCCGGGTTATTATATGCTGTTCGTGGTCCATTCGGGTATTCCTAGTCACGCAGTTTGGGTAAAGGTGATGTGA